In the genome of Meles meles chromosome 4, mMelMel3.1 paternal haplotype, whole genome shotgun sequence, one region contains:
- the ZIC4 gene encoding zinc finger protein ZIC 4 isoform X2, whose product MRYKTSLVMRKRLRLYRNSLKESSSSSGHHGPQLAAASSPSVFQGLQEQPPQASPSGTLNGLLRLGFPGDMYARPEPFAPGPVARSDALAAAAALHGYGGMNLTVNLAAPHGPGAFFRYMRQPIKQELICKWLAADSPAPPRLCSKTFSTMHELVTHVTVEHVGGPEQANHICFWEECPRQGKPFKAKYKLVNHIRVHTGEKPFPCPFPGCGKVFARSENLKIHKRTHTGEKPFRCEFEGCERRFANSSDRKKHSHVHTSDKPYTCKVRGCDKCYTHPSSLRKHMKVHGRSPPPPSSGYDSATPSALVSPSSDFGREPPVASSAAAVARGAELSE is encoded by the exons ATGAGATACAAGACTTCCTTGGTGATGAGGAAAAGATTACGGCTTTACCGAAACTCCCTGAAAGAGTCTA GTAGCAGCTCCGGACACCATGGCCCCCAGCTTGCTGCCGCCTCCAGCCCCTCGGTGTTCCAGGGCCTTCAAGAGCAGCCGCCCCAGGCCTCCCCCAGCGGCACTTTGAACGGACTCCTGCGTCTGGGGTTCCCTGGAGACATGTACGCGCGACCCGAGCCCTTTGCGCCAGGGCCGGTGGCCCGCAGCGACGCCCTGGCAGCTGCCGCGGCCCTGCATGGCTACGGGGGCATGAACCTGACCGTGAACCTCGCCGCGCCCCACGGTCCCGGCGCCTTCTTCCGCTACATGCGCCAGCCGATCAAACAGGAGCTCATCTGCAAGTGGCTGGCAGCGGATagccccgcgcccccgcgcctCTGCTCCAAAACTTTCAGCACCATGCACGAGCTGGTTACACACGTCACGGTGGAACACGTCGGCGGCCCGGAGCAGGCCAACCACATCTGCTTCTGGGAGGAGTGTCCGCGCCAGGGCAAGCCCTTTAAAGCCAAATACAAACTTGTAAACCACATCCGCGTGCACACGGGCGAGAAACCCTTCCCCTGTCCTTTCCCGGGGTGTGGGAAGGTCTTTGCTAGATCAGAAAATctcaaaatacacaaaagaactCACACAG GGGAGAAGCCCTTCAGGTGCGAGTTCGAGGGCTGCGAGCGGCGCTTCGCCAACAGCAGCGACCGCAAGAAGCACTCGCACGTGCACACGAGCGACAAGCCATACACGTGCAAAGTGCGCGGCTGCGACAAGTGCTACACGCACCCCAGCTCTCTGCGTAAGCACATGAAGGTGCACGGGCGCTCACCGCCGCCGCCTAGCTCTGGCTACGACTCGGCCACGCCGTCTGCCCTCGTGTCGCCTTCGTCGGACTTCGGTCGCGAGCCCCCGGTGGCCTcctcggcggcggcggtggcgcgTGGCGCCGAACTGAGCGAATG A
- the ZIC1 gene encoding zinc finger protein ZIC 1 translates to MLLDAGPQYPAIGVTTFGASRHHSAGDVAERDVGLGINPFADGMGAFKLNPSSHELASAGQTAFTSQAPGYAAAAALGHHHHPGHVGSYSSAAFNSTRDFLFRNRGFGDAAAAASAQHSLFAASAGGFGGPHGHTDAAGHLLFPGLHEQAAGHASPNVVNGQMRLGFSGDMYPRPEQYGQVTSPRSEHYAAPQLHGYGPMNVNMAAHHGAGAFFRYMRQPIKQELICKWIEPEQLANPKKSCNKTFSTMHELVTHVTVEHVGGPEQSNHICFWEECPREGKPFKAKYKLVNHIRVHTGEKPFPCPFPGCGKVFARSENLKIHKRTHTGEKPFKCEFEGCDRRFANSSDRKKHMHVHTSDKPYLCKMCDKSYTHPSSLRKHMKVHESSSQGSQPSPAASSGYESSTPPTIVSPSTDNPTTSSLSPSSSAVHHTAGHSALSSNFNEWYV, encoded by the exons ATGCTCCTGGACGCCGGCCCCCAGTACCCCGCGATCGGCGTGACCACCTTTGGCGCGTCCCGCCACCACTCCGCGGGCGACGTGGCCGAGCGCGACGTGGGCCTGGGCATCAACCCGTTCGCCGACGGCATGGGCGCCTTCAAGCTCAACCCCAGCTCTCACGAGCTGGCCTCCGCCGGCCAGACGGCCTTCACGTCGCAGGCCCCCGGCTACGCGGCTGCCGCGGCCCTGGGCCATCACCACCACCCGGGCCACGTCGGCTCCTATTCGAGCGCAGCTTTCAACTCCACGCGGGACTTTCTGTTCCGCAACCGGGGCTTTGGCGACGCGGCAGCGGCAGCCAGCGCTCAACACAGTCTGTTCGCTGCTTCAGCCGGAGGCTTCGGGGGCCCACACGGTCACACGGACGCCGCGGGCCACCTCCTCTTCCCTGGCCTTCACGAGCAGGCGGCGGGCCACGCGTCGCCCAACGTGGTCAACGGGCAGATGAGGCTTGGCTTCTCCGGGGACATGTACCCGCGGCCCGAACAGTACGGCCAGGTGACCAGCCCGCGTTCGGAGCATTATGCCGCGCCGCAGCTGCACGGTTACGGGCCCATGAACGTGAATATGGCCGCGCATCACGGCGCTGGCGCCTTCTTCCGTTACATGCGCCAACCCATCAAGCAGGAGCTCATCTGCAAGTGGATCGAGCCCGAGCAGCTGGCCAACCCCAAAAAGTCGTGCAACAAAACTTTCAGCACCATGCACGAGCTGGTCACGCACGTCACCGTGGAGCACGTCGGCGGACCTGAGCAGAGTAACCACATCTGCTTTTGGGAGGAGTGTCCGCGCGAGGGCAAGCCCTTCAAAGCCAAATACAAACTGGTCAACCACATCCGCGTGCACACGGGCGAGaagcccttcccctgcccctttccTGGCTGCGGCAAGGTCTTCGCGCGTTCTGAGAACTTAAAGATCCACAAAAGGACGCACACAG GGGAGAAGCCCTTCAAGTGCGAGTTCGAAGGCTGTGACCGACGCTTTGCCAATAGCAGCGACCGCAAGAagcacatgcacgtgcacacgaGCGACAAGCCCTATCTTTGCAAGATGTGCGACAAGTCTTACACGCATCCCAGTTCGCTGCGCAAACACATGAAG GTCCACGAATCCTCCTCGCAGGGCTCGCAGCCTTCGCCCGCCGCCAGCTCCGGCTACGAGTCCTCCACGCCGCCCACCATCGTGTCTCCCTCCACAGACAACCCGACCACCAGCTCCCTGTCGCCTTCCTCCTCCGCAGTCCACCACACAGCCGGCCACAGCGCGCTCTCTTCCAATTTTAATGAATGGTACgtttaa
- the ZIC4 gene encoding zinc finger protein ZIC 4 isoform X1, with protein sequence MPAGSAMGPGSSPSRILVLPQDVDRWDLLSARGRPWVQSQKMRYKTSLVMRKRLRLYRNSLKESSSSSGHHGPQLAAASSPSVFQGLQEQPPQASPSGTLNGLLRLGFPGDMYARPEPFAPGPVARSDALAAAAALHGYGGMNLTVNLAAPHGPGAFFRYMRQPIKQELICKWLAADSPAPPRLCSKTFSTMHELVTHVTVEHVGGPEQANHICFWEECPRQGKPFKAKYKLVNHIRVHTGEKPFPCPFPGCGKVFARSENLKIHKRTHTGEKPFRCEFEGCERRFANSSDRKKHSHVHTSDKPYTCKVRGCDKCYTHPSSLRKHMKVHGRSPPPPSSGYDSATPSALVSPSSDFGREPPVASSAAAVARGAELSE encoded by the exons ATGCCCGCTGGGTCCGCGATGGGGCCGGGATCCTCGCCCTCACGCATCCTGGTTCTGCCTCAGGACGTTGACCGCTGGGATCTGCTCTCTGCGCGCGGCCGACCATGG GTTCAAAGTCAGAAAATGAGATACAAGACTTCCTTGGTGATGAGGAAAAGATTACGGCTTTACCGAAACTCCCTGAAAGAGTCTA GTAGCAGCTCCGGACACCATGGCCCCCAGCTTGCTGCCGCCTCCAGCCCCTCGGTGTTCCAGGGCCTTCAAGAGCAGCCGCCCCAGGCCTCCCCCAGCGGCACTTTGAACGGACTCCTGCGTCTGGGGTTCCCTGGAGACATGTACGCGCGACCCGAGCCCTTTGCGCCAGGGCCGGTGGCCCGCAGCGACGCCCTGGCAGCTGCCGCGGCCCTGCATGGCTACGGGGGCATGAACCTGACCGTGAACCTCGCCGCGCCCCACGGTCCCGGCGCCTTCTTCCGCTACATGCGCCAGCCGATCAAACAGGAGCTCATCTGCAAGTGGCTGGCAGCGGATagccccgcgcccccgcgcctCTGCTCCAAAACTTTCAGCACCATGCACGAGCTGGTTACACACGTCACGGTGGAACACGTCGGCGGCCCGGAGCAGGCCAACCACATCTGCTTCTGGGAGGAGTGTCCGCGCCAGGGCAAGCCCTTTAAAGCCAAATACAAACTTGTAAACCACATCCGCGTGCACACGGGCGAGAAACCCTTCCCCTGTCCTTTCCCGGGGTGTGGGAAGGTCTTTGCTAGATCAGAAAATctcaaaatacacaaaagaactCACACAG GGGAGAAGCCCTTCAGGTGCGAGTTCGAGGGCTGCGAGCGGCGCTTCGCCAACAGCAGCGACCGCAAGAAGCACTCGCACGTGCACACGAGCGACAAGCCATACACGTGCAAAGTGCGCGGCTGCGACAAGTGCTACACGCACCCCAGCTCTCTGCGTAAGCACATGAAGGTGCACGGGCGCTCACCGCCGCCGCCTAGCTCTGGCTACGACTCGGCCACGCCGTCTGCCCTCGTGTCGCCTTCGTCGGACTTCGGTCGCGAGCCCCCGGTGGCCTcctcggcggcggcggtggcgcgTGGCGCCGAACTGAGCGAATG A